From a region of the Pongo pygmaeus isolate AG05252 chromosome 5, NHGRI_mPonPyg2-v2.0_pri, whole genome shotgun sequence genome:
- the FAM229B gene encoding protein FAM229B: MPFRFGTQPRRFPVEGGDSSIELEPGLSSSAACNGKEMSPTRQLRRCPGSHCLTITDVPVTVYATMRKPLAQSSKEMHPK, encoded by the exons ATGCCTTTTCGATTTGGAACCCAGCCAAGGAGGTTTCCAGTGGAAGGAGGAGATTCTTCAATTGAGCTGGAACCCGGGCTGAGCTCCAGTGCTGCCTGTAATGGGAAGGAGATGTCACCAACCAG GCAACTCCGGAGGTGCCCTGGAAGTCATTGCCTGACAATAACTGATGTTCCTGTCACTGTTTATGCAACAATGAGAAAGCCActtgcacaaagcagcaaggaaaTGCATCCTAAATAG